From a region of the Paenibacillus sp. FSL R10-2734 genome:
- a CDS encoding GTP-binding protein, whose protein sequence is MEQVVPVYILSGFLGSGKTTLLQRLLDHWKNQGLRPAVVMNELGEVNLDGLLVEQTVPMAELLGGCICCSIRSDLSTELATLIKKESPDVVVIEATGAANPLEIVDGVTEISLYQKVELKSLITVVDAAHLLELYRAQQGATYRLMQEQIRCASVLLLNKVDRVTAEEVEEVTAVLRKWNAYAPILPTERCEVEIEELLRNAGGVLKDEQLEEVEDVNEISMYDEDEQPTGGTHATHDHVMAYTHYFKRPVNSEEFELFVKELPRDVYRAKGIVTFNDTSSRFLFQYAYREADFMKITPQGEVPDVAVFIGEHFSSSELRTRLLEMEGRIFVRPSAIKRSL, encoded by the coding sequence ATGGAACAGGTCGTACCTGTGTATATATTGTCTGGATTTCTGGGAAGCGGCAAAACAACGTTGCTGCAGCGTTTACTAGATCATTGGAAAAATCAGGGCTTACGCCCTGCAGTAGTCATGAATGAGCTGGGTGAAGTGAATTTAGATGGGTTGCTAGTTGAGCAAACTGTCCCTATGGCAGAACTGCTTGGTGGATGCATATGCTGTTCTATCCGCAGTGATCTTAGTACAGAGCTGGCTACACTGATCAAGAAGGAATCACCAGATGTCGTAGTGATTGAGGCAACGGGTGCTGCGAACCCGCTTGAAATTGTAGATGGAGTAACCGAGATTTCTTTATATCAAAAAGTAGAACTGAAAAGCCTGATCACCGTCGTTGACGCGGCGCATCTTCTTGAACTGTATCGCGCGCAGCAAGGTGCAACTTATCGCTTAATGCAGGAGCAGATTCGCTGCGCTTCTGTCTTGTTATTAAATAAAGTCGACCGTGTAACCGCTGAAGAGGTGGAAGAGGTTACCGCTGTACTGCGGAAATGGAATGCTTATGCACCCATCCTCCCAACTGAGCGTTGTGAGGTGGAAATAGAGGAGCTGCTGCGTAATGCAGGTGGAGTTCTTAAGGATGAACAACTGGAAGAGGTTGAAGACGTAAATGAGATCTCGATGTATGATGAAGATGAACAACCTACAGGTGGCACACATGCTACCCACGATCATGTCATGGCGTATACACATTACTTCAAACGTCCGGTAAACAGTGAGGAATTCGAACTGTTCGTTAAGGAACTGCCGCGTGATGTTTATAGAGCTAAAGGGATCGTGACCTTTAATGACACCTCCAGCCGGTTTCTTTTCCAATATGCCTATCGTGAAGCTGATTTTATGAAAATCACACCGCAGGGCGAAGTGCCAGACGTTGCCGTATTTATCGGTGAACATTTCTCATCAAGTGAACTGCGCACTAGGTTGCTTGAGATGGAGGGACGTATCTTTGTTCGTCCTAGTGCAATTAAAAGAAGTCTATAA
- a CDS encoding four-helix bundle copper-binding protein, whose protein sequence is MTRIQYQECIDACLESMNACNYSYVSSLKEYDLASLRESMRLDRECADICSYAIQAMTRQSPFVSGILRLCAEICEACADESSKHIHTHCQECIDACRRCAEACRLISDAVKVYA, encoded by the coding sequence ATGACCCGAATTCAATATCAGGAGTGCATTGACGCTTGTTTAGAAAGTATGAATGCCTGTAATTATAGCTATGTCTCAAGCCTAAAAGAATATGATCTTGCTTCTCTGCGTGAAAGCATGCGGCTAGATCGTGAATGTGCGGATATTTGCTCTTATGCCATACAAGCGATGACTCGCCAAAGTCCGTTTGTTTCCGGAATTCTCCGACTGTGTGCCGAAATTTGTGAAGCCTGTGCAGATGAAAGCAGCAAGCATATACATACACATTGTCAGGAATGTATTGATGCCTGCCGTAGATGTGCTGAGGCGTGCCGTTTGATTAGCGATGCGGTTAAGGTATACGCGTAA
- a CDS encoding winged helix DNA-binding domain-containing protein translates to MHTYTITKKQARLFLLTHQKLTKSAMPAGKLSIYDYVRHVGCIQYDPLNIAGHNHELVLQARIPGFTPELVQELLYKDRLLLDGWDKNMSIYCTEDRPYFKRRRDASASYHQTNELVMATVEQVREELVRRGPLSSLDLEGKDKVDWAWAPARLTRAALESMYFWGELVVHHRVHTRRYYDFTERLLPHNLLNTEDPNFTDEQFHEWYVLRRIGSIGLLWNKSGDGWLGISGLKSKEKTAAIQRLLMADSLREVLVEGIKLPLYIRSMDAPTLEAVIQQESEEDEAHSSYSFAAVIAPLDNLIWDRELIRQLFGFHYRWEVYKPALEREYGYYVLPLLYNDRFIGRLEPIMDKKNKTLNIVNWWWEPGESLTPEMVPALGEALSALSRCVRASKIHFRPEVVTACGLEGLLE, encoded by the coding sequence ATGCATACATATACTATAACCAAGAAGCAAGCTCGACTGTTTCTCCTGACTCACCAGAAGTTAACAAAGAGCGCTATGCCTGCAGGTAAACTTAGCATTTATGATTATGTTCGTCACGTAGGCTGCATCCAATATGACCCGCTTAACATTGCCGGCCATAATCATGAGCTTGTCCTCCAAGCACGGATTCCCGGATTCACACCGGAACTTGTTCAAGAGCTTCTGTATAAAGACAGGCTGCTATTGGATGGCTGGGACAAAAACATGTCCATTTATTGTACTGAAGATCGGCCTTATTTTAAACGGAGAAGAGATGCATCTGCCTCGTACCACCAAACCAATGAGCTTGTAATGGCTACTGTAGAACAGGTTCGTGAAGAGTTAGTTAGGCGTGGTCCCCTCTCTTCTCTGGATTTGGAAGGGAAAGACAAGGTGGATTGGGCTTGGGCTCCGGCTAGATTAACGCGGGCCGCTTTGGAAAGTATGTACTTTTGGGGTGAACTAGTCGTTCATCATCGTGTTCATACCCGCCGGTATTACGATTTCACTGAACGTCTGCTTCCTCATAACCTATTAAACACTGAAGACCCTAACTTCACTGATGAACAATTTCACGAATGGTATGTGTTGCGGAGAATAGGCAGCATCGGACTATTATGGAATAAATCCGGAGACGGATGGCTTGGGATTTCTGGCCTGAAGAGTAAGGAGAAGACTGCAGCGATTCAAAGGCTGTTAATGGCGGACAGTCTCAGAGAAGTTCTAGTAGAGGGTATTAAGCTACCACTTTACATCCGTAGCATGGACGCACCAACTTTAGAAGCTGTAATACAGCAGGAGTCTGAAGAAGATGAGGCTCATTCAAGTTATTCGTTTGCAGCTGTAATAGCTCCTCTGGATAACTTGATATGGGATCGAGAGCTGATCCGACAGTTATTTGGATTTCATTACCGCTGGGAAGTCTATAAACCTGCCTTGGAACGAGAATATGGCTATTATGTACTGCCATTACTATATAATGATCGTTTTATCGGGAGATTGGAACCGATAATGGATAAGAAGAACAAAACATTGAATATTGTGAATTGGTGGTGGGAACCGGGTGAGAGCCTAACGCCAGAGATGGTTCCGGCATTAGGCGAAGCTCTATCTGCACTCTCACGCTGTGTTAGAGCTTCTAAGATTCATTTTAGACCGGAGGTTGTAACAGCTTGCGGATTAGAAGGATTATTAGAATAA
- a CDS encoding ABC transporter ATP-binding protein, whose translation MTKSTGKRLLEYALTAKKTFIAALLLLSIGVAAELAGPFIAKSMIDNHMLAIEKPYFSTTSPDEAVQYNNTYYKRGDRFDPGEAKGQEIRILQEGRSFYFINAPVTQSDGERKFSNGEMHITRGQDEAIYPAVKLSADELFAFYKPELPGIYQLVGLYAIFLVISIFAEFGKTYWLQSSANQVIRKLRTDVYAHIQRLPVYFFDNLPAGKVVSRVTNDTEAIKDLFIAVLSNFSTGIINITGVYIALFLLDVRLGLISLFIIPILILWIVLYRKIATKYNTIIRSRLSEINAIINESIQGMSIVRIFRRQKQLGEEFENLNDDYLKYQNKMLNLNAFTSHNLVNSLRSLSFVMVLWYFGHGSISGSTFVSLGVLYAFVDVLGRLFQPITGMVNQLANLDTSMVSAGRVFTLMDEPGENVTDGTMPRYKGKVEFKNVSFAYKKDFVLRDISFEARPGETVALVGHTGSGKSSIINLLFRFYDPQKGEITIDGQKVTDIPKQWLRNHMGIVLQDPYLFTGTIASNVSLGDERISRERVERALQEVGADKLLAHLPQGFDEPVIEKGSTLSAGQRQLISFARALSFDPAILILDEATSNIDTETESVIQDALEVLKKGRTTFIIAHRLSTIRSADQILVLHHGEIVERGSHDELMALGGRYFRMYQLQVGAGANSIDNNTGTGAPFRSSIGSLQPSLEKM comes from the coding sequence TTGACAAAGAGTACAGGCAAACGCCTGCTTGAATACGCATTGACCGCAAAAAAAACCTTTATCGCAGCTCTTCTACTCCTCTCCATCGGGGTAGCGGCAGAGCTGGCAGGTCCATTTATCGCCAAAAGCATGATTGACAATCACATGCTGGCTATCGAAAAGCCTTATTTTAGTACTACGTCTCCTGATGAGGCGGTCCAGTATAACAACACTTATTACAAACGTGGAGACCGTTTTGATCCTGGGGAAGCTAAAGGTCAAGAAATTCGTATTCTGCAAGAAGGAAGAAGTTTCTACTTTATTAATGCACCCGTAACACAGTCCGATGGTGAGCGAAAGTTCAGTAATGGTGAAATGCATATCACGCGCGGTCAAGATGAAGCCATCTACCCTGCGGTTAAACTTTCAGCAGATGAGCTGTTCGCTTTTTACAAACCTGAACTTCCTGGTATTTATCAGCTGGTCGGTTTGTACGCTATATTCCTAGTGATCTCGATCTTTGCGGAATTCGGTAAAACCTATTGGCTACAATCTTCGGCGAATCAGGTGATCCGAAAACTAAGAACTGATGTATACGCACATATCCAGCGACTTCCGGTTTACTTTTTTGACAACTTGCCAGCAGGTAAGGTAGTATCCCGCGTAACCAATGATACCGAGGCGATTAAGGATCTATTTATAGCCGTTCTCTCCAATTTCAGTACCGGTATTATAAATATTACAGGCGTATATATTGCCTTGTTCTTGCTCGACGTTCGGCTAGGTTTGATCAGCTTGTTCATCATTCCGATTCTAATTCTTTGGATCGTGCTTTATCGCAAAATCGCTACAAAATATAATACGATCATCCGCTCACGTCTGAGTGAGATCAACGCGATCATTAATGAATCAATTCAAGGCATGTCAATCGTTCGTATATTCCGCCGTCAGAAGCAGCTTGGTGAAGAATTTGAGAATCTGAACGATGACTACTTGAAATATCAGAATAAAATGCTGAATCTGAATGCCTTCACCTCCCACAACTTGGTGAACTCACTGCGCAGTCTCTCTTTTGTAATGGTGCTTTGGTATTTCGGACATGGCAGTATTTCGGGTTCCACATTTGTATCATTAGGTGTTCTGTACGCCTTCGTCGATGTACTCGGACGTTTGTTCCAACCGATTACTGGTATGGTGAATCAGCTCGCAAACCTCGACACTTCTATGGTGTCTGCGGGTCGTGTGTTTACGCTTATGGATGAGCCTGGGGAGAATGTTACCGACGGTACCATGCCGCGCTATAAAGGAAAAGTGGAGTTTAAGAACGTATCTTTTGCTTATAAAAAAGACTTCGTCCTTCGCGATATTTCCTTTGAAGCACGCCCGGGTGAAACTGTTGCTCTGGTGGGTCACACCGGTTCCGGAAAAAGCTCCATCATTAATCTGCTATTCCGGTTCTATGATCCGCAAAAAGGGGAAATTACGATTGACGGCCAGAAGGTTACAGATATTCCTAAGCAGTGGCTGCGCAATCACATGGGGATCGTTCTTCAAGACCCTTACCTCTTCACTGGCACTATTGCTTCTAATGTCAGTCTAGGGGATGAACGAATCTCACGCGAACGGGTAGAACGGGCCTTGCAGGAAGTCGGAGCAGATAAATTGCTGGCTCACCTTCCACAAGGTTTTGATGAGCCCGTTATAGAAAAAGGTAGCACCTTGTCTGCAGGTCAGCGGCAATTGATTTCTTTTGCAAGAGCGCTCTCCTTCGACCCAGCTATCCTGATTCTTGATGAAGCAACCTCCAATATCGATACGGAGACAGAAAGCGTCATTCAAGATGCACTAGAAGTTCTTAAAAAAGGTCGCACCACTTTTATCATCGCGCACCGTCTATCCACGATTCGCAGTGCAGATCAGATTCTAGTTCTGCATCACGGAGAGATCGTAGAACGCGGTAGCCACGATGAGCTGATGGCACTTGGCGGTAGATACTTCCGGATGTATCAGCTTCAAGTAGGCGCTGGCGCTAACAGTATAGACAATAATACTGGTACTGGTGCCCCCTTCCGTTCCTCGATCGGCAGCTTGCAGCCGTCGTTAGAGAAAATGTAA
- a CDS encoding ABC transporter transmembrane domain-containing protein: MFSVLRNLGWFFRREKRRYLIGLILLIGVGVLELFPPRLLGNAIDDIVRGSITTASLAKYIGMILILLLVIYWITYIWMHKLFGGSNLVERLLRSRFMNHLMTMTPSFFERNRTGDLMARATNDIRAVSATVGFGMLTLVDSTIYLTVVLFAMGFLVSWKLTLAAVLPLPLIAIAMIFYGKAIHDRYSLAQDAFGDMNDQVLESVSGVRVIRAYVQERLDEKRFSDITEDVYNKNMAVARVDAFFEPTIRFCVGLSYIIGLTYGIYLVFRNQITLGDLVSFNMYLGMIVWPMFAIGELINIMQRGGASLERIDETLNSKADVQSAANPVHVANPTRIELNDVTFRYPSSTIDNLTNVSLSLDQGQTLGVVGRTGSGKSTLLKQLLREYPTGNGEILISGVPIQQISLDQLHSWMGYVPQEQILFSKSVRQNIQFGLDNADDDTIMKAITAAAFQNDLGTLSDGLDTLVGERGVSLSGGQKQRVSLSRAFIANPDVLILDDALSAVDARTEAQIIENIRQERAGKTTLISTHRLSAVQHADIIVVLDNGHIVERGTHQELLDMNGWYREQYDRQQVENNLSND; encoded by the coding sequence TTGTTCTCCGTTCTCCGCAATCTCGGCTGGTTCTTTCGTCGAGAAAAAAGGCGTTACCTGATTGGCCTTATCTTACTTATTGGTGTTGGTGTTTTAGAACTATTCCCTCCTCGTCTGTTAGGCAATGCCATTGACGACATAGTACGCGGTTCAATTACTACAGCATCACTAGCCAAGTATATCGGCATGATCCTTATATTACTGCTAGTCATTTATTGGATTACCTACATATGGATGCACAAATTATTCGGAGGCTCCAACCTCGTAGAGCGCCTGCTGCGCTCGAGATTTATGAATCATTTGATGACCATGACCCCATCGTTTTTCGAACGCAATAGAACCGGCGACCTGATGGCCCGGGCAACCAATGATATCAGAGCTGTCTCAGCTACCGTTGGGTTCGGGATGCTCACACTTGTGGATTCCACTATCTACCTAACAGTTGTACTGTTCGCGATGGGTTTTCTCGTCAGCTGGAAGCTGACCCTCGCAGCAGTATTACCATTGCCACTAATTGCAATAGCTATGATTTTTTATGGTAAAGCTATTCATGATCGGTACAGCTTAGCACAAGACGCGTTCGGAGATATGAATGATCAGGTTCTCGAATCTGTCTCTGGTGTGCGAGTAATTCGTGCTTATGTTCAAGAGCGACTTGATGAGAAACGATTCTCGGATATTACAGAAGATGTATACAACAAGAACATGGCCGTCGCTCGTGTCGATGCCTTCTTCGAACCGACCATTCGGTTCTGCGTAGGGCTCAGCTACATTATCGGTCTTACCTATGGGATTTATCTTGTGTTCCGTAATCAGATCACACTAGGTGACCTTGTCTCCTTCAACATGTACCTCGGTATGATTGTATGGCCGATGTTTGCCATTGGAGAGCTCATTAACATCATGCAACGCGGTGGTGCATCTCTCGAACGTATTGATGAGACGCTAAACTCCAAAGCAGATGTTCAGAGTGCTGCAAACCCGGTTCATGTTGCAAACCCTACTCGAATTGAACTTAACGATGTGACCTTCCGTTATCCTTCATCGACAATTGACAATCTTACCAATGTCAGTTTGTCCTTGGACCAAGGGCAAACACTAGGTGTAGTTGGCCGTACGGGAAGCGGTAAATCAACACTTCTCAAACAGCTGCTACGTGAATATCCAACAGGTAATGGTGAGATCCTTATTTCTGGTGTTCCCATTCAACAGATTTCATTGGATCAACTGCATAGCTGGATGGGGTATGTTCCTCAAGAACAGATTCTGTTCTCCAAATCTGTACGTCAAAATATTCAATTTGGTCTTGATAACGCGGACGACGATACGATCATGAAAGCCATCACGGCTGCCGCCTTCCAAAACGACTTAGGAACATTATCCGATGGTCTAGATACCTTGGTTGGTGAACGTGGAGTATCCTTATCCGGTGGACAAAAACAACGTGTATCCCTATCTAGAGCATTTATCGCAAATCCGGATGTACTTATTCTGGACGATGCCTTATCTGCAGTTGATGCTCGTACTGAAGCTCAGATTATTGAGAATATTCGCCAAGAGCGTGCAGGAAAGACTACATTGATCTCTACGCACCGTCTCTCTGCTGTTCAACATGCCGACATAATCGTAGTACTCGACAACGGACATATCGTTGAGCGCGGCACGCATCAGGAACTACTGGATATGAATGGCTGGTACCGTGAGCAGTATGACAGGCAGCAGGTAGAGAATAATTTATCGAATGATTAA
- a CDS encoding HesB/YadR/YfhF family protein, translating to MNMEISQAAAAWFKRELDLKDGDYIRLFPRYSSGGGLHPGFSLGIATEAPGRPTIQVEQDGIVFYMEEQDLWYMEGYGLTIVYSEAEDDIEYKYEPESVPDEVQV from the coding sequence ATGAACATGGAAATTAGTCAAGCAGCGGCAGCTTGGTTTAAAAGAGAACTGGACCTTAAGGATGGAGACTATATTCGTTTGTTTCCCCGTTATAGCTCAGGAGGCGGACTTCACCCTGGCTTCTCATTGGGTATCGCAACAGAGGCACCTGGACGTCCTACAATTCAAGTTGAACAAGATGGCATTGTCTTCTACATGGAGGAGCAGGACTTATGGTATATGGAAGGCTATGGTTTAACTATTGTGTATTCAGAGGCAGAGGATGACATTGAATATAAGTATGAACCCGAGTCGGTGCCTGACGAAGTACAGGTATAA
- a CDS encoding ADP-heptose synthase gives MSRQFVTEAVMMAIYGQLLISSSPVEYIVPYTTVMELYELRDSDDPLMNRPDDDKHVKLKISELIAYFEEPLNAKKINRCLAVPWAKSSGILLGGQSKITIINSMDTAVYGETFDPIETELLLSSQREKVPILTDQFELIQRIIEGGVPVQVYDIDDFDFALEEDTFRNSH, from the coding sequence ATGTCTAGACAATTTGTGACGGAAGCCGTCATGATGGCGATTTACGGCCAGCTTCTCATTTCGAGTAGCCCTGTAGAATATATAGTACCTTATACTACCGTGATGGAATTATACGAGCTGCGGGATAGTGATGATCCGTTAATGAACCGTCCAGATGATGATAAGCATGTCAAACTCAAAATTAGTGAGCTCATTGCTTATTTCGAAGAACCACTTAATGCTAAGAAAATCAACCGCTGTTTAGCTGTGCCTTGGGCAAAAAGCTCTGGTATTCTGCTCGGTGGACAATCAAAGATTACAATCATCAACAGCATGGATACCGCAGTCTATGGGGAAACGTTCGATCCCATCGAAACGGAGCTCTTATTGTCCTCTCAACGTGAGAAGGTACCTATTCTTACCGATCAATTCGAACTGATCCAACGCATTATTGAGGGCGGAGTCCCTGTTCAGGTATACGACATTGACGACTTCGACTTTGCATTGGAAGAAGACACGTTTCGCAATTCGCACTGA
- a CDS encoding ABC transporter ATP-binding protein codes for MKQWKSYFTFVRPYMKLIVFTLLIGMIKFSIPLTLPMILKYVVDDLLMNPTMSVEERVSQLMLILGGAFILFVIVRGPVEYFRQYFAQLITSKVLFDMRNKLYSHLQRLSLRYYQNTKVGEAISRFINDVEQTKNLVEVGMMNVWLDLFTLVFALGFMFYLNPVLALVSIAVLPFYAFAVSKLYKRLKVLTKDRSQALAGIQGYLHERIQGISIIRSFTMEKVDQKQFEDINGNFLKKAMAQTRWNAITFAIINTLTDIAPLLVIGYGGYQVIYGNLTVGTFVAFFGYLDRMYAPLRRLINSSTVLTQASASLERVLELLDEPYDIVDKPGARPLTNARGEIDFHNVWFKYNEENDWVLKNINLSIKPGQTVAFVGMSGGGKSSLISLIPRFYDISKGSLRMDGQDIRDLTQDSLRKAVGMVLQDNFLFSGSVRDNIRFGNPDASEEEVLSAAKAANAHDFIEQLPQGYNTEVGERGVKLSGGQKQRVAIARVFLKDPKVLILDEATSALDLESEHLIQQALQSLSSERTTLIVAHRLSTITHADQIVVLENGEITESGTHEGLMALDGSYARLFNVQHLDI; via the coding sequence GTGAAGCAATGGAAATCATATTTTACTTTTGTACGCCCTTATATGAAATTGATTGTATTTACGCTCCTTATAGGTATGATCAAGTTCAGCATCCCGTTGACACTGCCTATGATTCTGAAATACGTAGTAGATGACCTGTTGATGAACCCTACCATGAGCGTAGAGGAGCGGGTATCTCAATTGATGCTCATCCTCGGAGGCGCTTTTATTTTATTCGTAATCGTGAGGGGGCCGGTGGAGTATTTCCGTCAGTATTTTGCCCAGCTGATTACAAGCAAGGTATTGTTCGACATGCGGAATAAGCTATACAGTCACTTACAACGGCTGTCACTACGGTATTATCAGAATACAAAAGTAGGCGAAGCGATTTCGAGATTTATAAATGATGTGGAACAGACCAAAAATTTAGTAGAAGTCGGTATGATGAATGTATGGCTGGATTTATTTACGCTAGTGTTTGCGCTCGGTTTTATGTTCTATTTGAATCCGGTGCTGGCGCTAGTATCTATCGCTGTACTGCCTTTTTACGCCTTCGCGGTAAGTAAATTGTATAAACGACTTAAGGTGTTAACCAAAGACCGTTCACAAGCTCTGGCGGGCATTCAAGGCTATCTTCATGAACGGATTCAAGGCATATCGATCATTCGCAGCTTTACCATGGAAAAAGTGGATCAGAAGCAGTTTGAGGATATCAACGGTAACTTTCTCAAAAAAGCGATGGCTCAAACCCGCTGGAACGCGATCACCTTCGCTATTATCAACACACTAACGGATATTGCACCACTGCTAGTCATCGGATATGGTGGTTATCAAGTGATTTACGGTAATTTGACGGTAGGAACCTTTGTTGCATTCTTTGGCTATCTTGACCGAATGTATGCGCCGTTGCGGCGATTGATTAATTCCTCTACAGTGCTCACTCAAGCCTCGGCTTCTCTTGAACGGGTGCTTGAGCTGTTGGATGAGCCTTATGATATTGTGGATAAACCGGGAGCAAGACCTCTGACTAATGCACGAGGTGAAATAGATTTTCATAATGTATGGTTCAAATATAATGAAGAGAACGATTGGGTACTGAAAAATATTAATTTAAGTATCAAACCTGGACAGACCGTCGCTTTTGTCGGAATGAGTGGTGGTGGGAAGTCCTCTCTCATAAGCTTGATCCCGCGATTCTATGACATCAGCAAGGGAAGCCTCCGGATGGATGGTCAGGATATACGGGATTTGACGCAAGATAGTTTGCGAAAAGCCGTCGGAATGGTGCTTCAAGATAATTTCTTATTTAGTGGATCTGTACGAGATAATATCCGATTCGGTAATCCTGATGCATCGGAAGAGGAAGTCCTCTCGGCCGCGAAGGCTGCCAATGCGCATGATTTTATTGAGCAGCTGCCGCAAGGCTATAACACTGAGGTGGGAGAACGTGGGGTAAAGCTGTCTGGAGGACAGAAGCAGCGGGTAGCAATTGCTAGGGTGTTTCTTAAAGACCCGAAGGTTCTTATCCTAGACGAAGCTACATCAGCGCTGGATCTGGAATCAGAGCATTTAATTCAACAAGCGCTGCAATCTCTCTCGTCGGAACGTACTACACTAATTGTCGCACATAGATTGTCTACGATTACACATGCGGATCAGATCGTGGTGCTTGAAAACGGTGAAATCACAGAGAGTGGTACCCACGAAGGACTGATGGCATTAGATGGTAGTTATGCGAGATTGTTTAACGTACAGCATTTGGACATATGA
- a CDS encoding sigma-70 family RNA polymerase sigma factor, whose protein sequence is MNTTELEEKAIAGDEDSFTALIDGMQERIYRMAYSYVRNKDDALEIVQETVYKAYISIHKLQQPQYFKTWIIKIAVNCSLDFIRKSKKVVYMDKDPESSYVSKPIEEVIDLQEALGELDEKSRMIIVMRYFEDLPIKGIAGVLDMPESSVKTVIYRGLGKLKINLKGSGYFG, encoded by the coding sequence TTGAATACAACTGAGCTGGAAGAAAAGGCGATAGCTGGCGATGAAGACAGCTTTACAGCCTTGATTGACGGGATGCAGGAGCGGATTTACCGTATGGCATACTCGTATGTGAGGAATAAAGATGATGCGCTAGAGATAGTGCAGGAGACCGTCTACAAAGCTTATATCTCTATTCATAAACTACAGCAGCCTCAATATTTTAAAACGTGGATTATAAAAATAGCCGTTAATTGTTCCTTGGACTTTATCCGTAAATCTAAAAAAGTGGTGTATATGGACAAAGATCCCGAATCCAGCTACGTTTCTAAACCCATTGAAGAAGTCATTGATCTTCAGGAGGCGTTAGGCGAGCTTGATGAAAAATCAAGAATGATCATTGTTATGAGGTATTTTGAAGACTTGCCTATAAAGGGAATTGCCGGGGTATTGGACATGCCAGAGAGTTCAGTGAAAACCGTCATTTATCGGGGGTTGGGAAAATTGAAAATTAATTTGAAGGGGAGTGGATACTTTGGATAA
- a CDS encoding DUF4179 domain-containing protein, giving the protein MDNRLERLQQAYNDIEIPEELSLASRKGIERGKQYKQEQSHQLDNQTKQVKRGTKMNGLKWTGSVAAAILISFTVGVNTVPAFADSLHDVPVLGKLVSVLKFTDGSAGGGTIQDGVDVNFISLKQDKKSDQMILNFANSDTTQDLASSYNVKFTDNPSVMTVTVHGARNFSAVKDLETLKQSKYVQDAYPLITLDDSAIRFNVTFKEPVAYEVKEYKDPAQVAITLKDKKGDEGKQDTIYSVRTISLLADEGLAVNEEMVFGLKDVRILKDNGDMYLVEAGYFDTEAKATAFLKKIQKEKGVGEYWIVEKRTSQEAPKCIPQLGV; this is encoded by the coding sequence TTGGATAACCGACTTGAACGTTTACAGCAAGCATACAACGATATCGAAATCCCTGAAGAATTATCATTGGCTTCTCGTAAAGGCATTGAAAGAGGTAAGCAATATAAACAAGAGCAAAGTCATCAACTAGATAATCAAACTAAACAAGTGAAAAGAGGAACAAAAATGAATGGATTGAAATGGACAGGATCAGTTGCAGCAGCTATATTAATTTCTTTTACGGTGGGCGTAAATACAGTACCAGCCTTCGCAGACAGTTTACATGATGTGCCGGTTCTCGGTAAGCTAGTAAGTGTATTGAAATTCACTGATGGAAGTGCAGGGGGCGGTACGATTCAGGATGGCGTAGATGTTAACTTCATTTCATTGAAACAAGATAAGAAAAGTGATCAAATGATCCTGAACTTTGCGAATTCGGACACAACGCAAGACCTAGCAAGCTCGTATAATGTGAAATTCACAGACAATCCTTCTGTAATGACCGTTACTGTGCATGGGGCTAGAAATTTCTCAGCTGTCAAAGATCTCGAGACTTTAAAACAAAGCAAGTATGTTCAGGATGCGTATCCTTTAATAACATTGGATGACTCGGCTATACGTTTCAATGTAACCTTCAAAGAGCCGGTTGCTTATGAGGTGAAGGAATATAAAGATCCGGCACAAGTGGCAATTACATTGAAGGATAAGAAGGGTGACGAGGGAAAACAGGATACTATCTACTCCGTGAGAACCATCTCTCTGCTTGCTGATGAGGGGTTAGCCGTGAACGAAGAAATGGTATTCGGATTAAAAGACGTCCGCATATTGAAAGACAATGGTGACATGTACTTAGTGGAAGCCGGATATTTCGATACAGAAGCAAAAGCCACTGCCTTTTTGAAAAAAATCCAGAAAGAAAAAGGTGTCGGTGAGTATTGGATCGTTGAAAAAAGAACTTCTCAGGAAGCTCCAAAATGTATTCCTCAGCTTGGCGTCTAA